The window ACCGCCAGCGCCTGCGACATCGCGGCCTCGATCGCCCTGGCCTGCGCGTCAGGCTCAAGATCGTAGTAGAATCGCTTGAAGGCCTGCACGAAGACCCTGCCCAGTTCCGCACGGTTGCCCATGTCGAGACCGACAAGATCCCGGCGGAGCGCGATTTCGTCACCGAAGGTGGCCGCCAGAAGATCCGTGTCGGCATTGCAGCCGACATAGCGAAGCATCGACTGGTGGTATGCATTGCGCCGAACCTGTTCGGAAAGGCCTGCAAGCTCAGCGATCCGCATTGCCAGCACGCAGGATTTCAGCGCGAAGTCGCGAGAATGGCCCGTCGCAAGGTCCGACGCATAGGCGAGGACCATCATGAAATCCGCCCGGCGGATCGTGACATCAGTCATCGCCCACCTCCCGGGCGCATGCTAGTCCCGCGTCACGTAAATACCTAGCGAAGATTTCACGCTCCACGCGCTATGTAGCGACGGCAACGATATGCGAAAGAGTTGCCGCTTAATCAACCGCCCACGCGACGTCTCCAAAGGCTCGCGATCCGGACATTCAGTCTGCGAACAACGGCGGCGTTGGACCAGGTTTTGCTCGCGCCAGCTTGACCGATGGCATGCTTGCGCTGCGCGCTTGGAACTATTGTTAAGCCGCGTGGCAGCCCACGGTCCTAGGACGTCATTCTTGCTTGTCGTCGGGGTGCCCAAGCTCGCAGAACCAGCCGCCGAGATATTTTACGGATGGCCTGGTAGGATCGGGCACAGGCGTCTTCGCCTCGACCGCGGCACGGAATGGCTCGGCGCTGTCCTGCGCGATGAATCCGAGGTGGTCCGCGCCGCTGTTGTCGACCATCTTCAGCTTGTTGTCGGAAATGCCGTAGGAGATGGTGTGGCCGACGCGCGGGGCGGTCAGCGATGCCTCGACCAGGCGCACGCAGTCGGCGAAGGAGAGATATGACCAGAGCATGCGGCGGTCCGCCGGCTCTGGGAAAGACGAGAAGATGCGCAGGCATGCCGTCTCGATGCCGAACTTGTCCCAGTAGAGGCGGCTGAGGCTTTCGACGAAGTTCTTCGACACGCCGTAGAGGCTGTCGGGGCGCACCGGCGCGTCGACGCCGATATGCGCCTCGATCTCGTGATAGCCGATGGCATGCACCGAGGAGGCATAGATGACGCGCTTCACGCGGTGTTTCCGGGCGCCTTCATAGATGTGGTAGGAGCC is drawn from Mesorhizobium sp. B1-1-8 and contains these coding sequences:
- a CDS encoding NAD-dependent epimerase/dehydratase family protein, coding for MPHYERILITGAAGRLGSELRKGLVPLAKTIRLAGRHSFGDLAPHEEEAVFDLADMEATIAATKDCDAIVHFGGAPLECEWQKILDSSIRGSYHIYEGARKHRVKRVIYASSVHAIGYHEIEAHIGVDAPVRPDSLYGVSKNFVESLSRLYWDKFGIETACLRIFSSFPEPADRRMLWSYLSFADCVRLVEASLTAPRVGHTISYGISDNKLKMVDNSGADHLGFIAQDSAEPFRAAVEAKTPVPDPTRPSVKYLGGWFCELGHPDDKQE